The proteins below come from a single Streptomyces sp. SCSIO 75703 genomic window:
- a CDS encoding phosphoribosyltransferase produces the protein MNDIQGTAADGRPGVWSGSWVARRLGVELDGDDTLTGLLGLALRRNPKRAHLLVSHVLGKHVPQSPSVVHGHGVALGRRVRGLLGPEEAARCVVLGYAETATGLGHSVADGLGGASYLHSTRRPVPGVRQAGGFEESHSHATSHLLLPEDPELLAGTGPLVLVDDEFSTGNTVLNTVRALHARYPRERYVVVALVDMRSPADAGRLDGFARDIGARVDLVATASGTVRLPPDVLERGRALVARYEAASPAQPPPGTGDAPGGAVGTPAVGRRADDTPDGGGPAGRAGPGAAPGGVRRVDLGWPAGLPDGGRHGFTPAHRARLETALPAMAARIAAALPAGARRVLVLGSEELMYAPLRLAHELERTGGAEVRFSTTTRSPVLAVDDPGYAIRTRLVFPAHDDPADGPGERYAYNVAGNGFDTVVAVVDSAADTPALHAPGGLADRLAAHVPHVLLAVVPSYRPRAPHVPERPPMLPDPLRGPAFSSYDPDEVGWLLQDLSEVTLEAPTEEREEAIQRGGAHYAESLPVEYQPSARYRELFHSALETSAHRLARAVGAVTELVLAERSPRPVLVSLARAGTPVGILMRRWARFRHGLDLPHYAVSIVRGRGIDANALRWLAAHHDPADVVFVDGWTGKGAITRELADALRDFEAREGVTGFDPEIAVLADPGSCVRTYGTRDDFLIPSACLNSTVSGLISRTVLRADLVGPHDFHGAKFYRDLAGADLSRDFLDAVSARFPEAADAALDRAKDLLAADRTPTWAGWAAVERISEEYGIHDVNLVKPGVGETTRVMLRRVPWKVLARTGAGADLDHVRLLAAQRGVPVEEVDGLPYTCVGLVHPRYTRGATGADGTAVTAG, from the coding sequence GTGAACGACATCCAGGGCACGGCGGCGGACGGCCGCCCCGGCGTCTGGTCCGGGAGCTGGGTCGCGCGGCGGCTCGGCGTGGAACTCGACGGCGACGACACGCTGACGGGGCTCCTGGGGCTCGCCCTGCGCCGCAACCCCAAGCGGGCGCACCTGCTCGTCTCCCACGTGCTCGGCAAGCACGTCCCGCAGTCCCCCTCGGTCGTCCACGGCCACGGCGTCGCGCTCGGCCGGCGCGTGCGCGGACTGCTCGGCCCCGAGGAGGCCGCCCGCTGCGTCGTCCTCGGCTACGCGGAGACCGCCACCGGGCTCGGCCACTCGGTCGCCGACGGCCTGGGCGGCGCCTCCTACCTGCACTCCACCCGGCGCCCGGTGCCCGGCGTCCGGCAGGCGGGCGGCTTCGAGGAGTCCCACTCCCACGCCACCTCCCACCTGCTGCTGCCCGAGGACCCGGAACTGCTCGCCGGGACGGGACCGCTGGTCCTCGTCGACGACGAGTTCTCCACCGGCAACACGGTCCTCAACACCGTCCGCGCCCTGCACGCCCGCTACCCGCGCGAGCGGTACGTCGTCGTCGCCCTGGTCGACATGCGCTCACCCGCCGACGCCGGGCGCCTGGACGGCTTCGCCCGGGACATCGGCGCCCGCGTGGACCTGGTCGCGACGGCCTCGGGCACGGTGCGGCTGCCGCCGGACGTCCTGGAGAGGGGCCGCGCACTCGTCGCCCGGTACGAGGCGGCGTCCCCGGCGCAGCCCCCGCCGGGGACGGGGGACGCCCCCGGCGGGGCCGTCGGCACGCCGGCCGTCGGCCGCCGCGCGGACGACACGCCGGACGGCGGCGGCCCCGCCGGGCGGGCCGGTCCCGGTGCCGCCCCGGGCGGCGTCCGGCGCGTCGACCTGGGATGGCCCGCCGGACTGCCCGACGGCGGACGGCACGGCTTCACGCCCGCGCACCGCGCGCGGCTGGAGACGGCCCTGCCCGCCATGGCCGCCCGGATCGCCGCAGCCCTGCCGGCCGGAGCCCGCCGCGTCCTCGTCCTCGGCTCCGAGGAGCTGATGTACGCCCCGCTGCGCCTCGCCCACGAACTGGAGCGCACCGGCGGCGCCGAGGTCCGCTTCTCCACCACCACCCGCTCGCCCGTCCTCGCCGTCGACGACCCCGGGTACGCGATCCGCACCCGCCTGGTCTTCCCCGCCCACGACGACCCCGCCGACGGCCCCGGCGAGCGCTACGCCTACAACGTCGCCGGCAACGGCTTCGACACCGTCGTCGCCGTCGTCGACTCCGCCGCCGACACGCCCGCGCTGCACGCCCCCGGCGGTCTGGCGGACCGGCTCGCCGCGCACGTCCCGCACGTCCTGCTCGCCGTCGTCCCGTCCTACCGCCCGCGAGCCCCGCACGTCCCCGAAAGGCCCCCGATGCTGCCCGACCCCCTGCGCGGCCCCGCCTTCTCCTCGTACGACCCCGACGAGGTCGGCTGGCTGCTCCAGGACCTCTCGGAGGTGACCCTGGAGGCGCCCACCGAGGAGCGCGAGGAGGCGATCCAGCGCGGCGGCGCGCACTACGCCGAGTCGCTGCCCGTCGAGTACCAGCCCAGCGCGCGCTACCGGGAGCTGTTCCACTCGGCGCTGGAGACCTCCGCGCACCGGCTGGCACGGGCCGTCGGCGCCGTCACCGAACTCGTCCTCGCCGAGCGCTCCCCCCGGCCCGTCCTGGTCTCCCTGGCCCGCGCCGGGACCCCGGTCGGCATCCTCATGCGCCGCTGGGCCCGCTTCCGCCACGGACTGGACCTCCCGCACTACGCGGTCTCCATCGTGCGGGGCCGCGGCATCGACGCCAACGCGCTGCGCTGGCTGGCCGCCCACCACGACCCGGCCGACGTCGTCTTCGTCGACGGCTGGACCGGCAAGGGCGCCATCACCCGCGAACTCGCCGACGCCCTGCGCGACTTCGAGGCCCGCGAGGGCGTCACCGGCTTCGACCCGGAGATCGCCGTCCTGGCCGACCCCGGCTCCTGCGTACGCACCTACGGCACCCGCGACGACTTCCTCATCCCGTCCGCGTGCCTCAACTCCACCGTCTCCGGGCTGATATCGCGCACCGTGCTCCGCGCCGACCTGGTCGGACCGCACGACTTCCACGGCGCCAAGTTCTACCGCGACCTGGCCGGCGCCGACCTCTCCCGGGACTTCCTCGACGCGGTCTCGGCCCGCTTCCCGGAGGCCGCCGACGCCGCCCTCGACCGGGCCAAGGACCTCCTCGCCGCCGACCGGACGCCCACCTGGGCGGGCTGGGCGGCCGTGGAGCGCATCAGCGAGGAGTACGGCATCCACGACGTCAACCTCGTCAAGCCCGGCGTCGGCGAGACCACCCGGGTGATGCTGCGCCGGGTGCCGTGGAAGGTGCTGGCCCGCACCGGCGCGGGCGCCGACCTGGACCACGTGCGCCTGCTCGCCGCCCAGCGGGGCGTCCCCGTCGAGGAGGTCGACGGGCTGCCGTACACCTGCGTCGGCCTCGTCCACCCCCGCTACACGCGCGGCGCGACCGGCGCCGACGGCACGGCGGTGACGGCCGGATGA
- a CDS encoding zinc ribbon domain-containing protein, with the protein MPRYEYRCRSCGDTFELSRPMAESSAPAACPAGHDDTVKLLSTVAVGGTSSAPAAAPRPSGGGGGCCGGGCCG; encoded by the coding sequence ATGCCTCGTTACGAGTACCGCTGCCGAAGCTGTGGCGACACCTTCGAGTTGAGCCGTCCCATGGCCGAGTCCTCCGCCCCCGCCGCCTGCCCCGCGGGCCACGACGACACGGTGAAGCTGCTGTCGACGGTCGCCGTCGGCGGCACCTCCTCCGCGCCCGCCGCGGCGCCCCGGCCCTCGGGCGGGGGCGGCGGCTGCTGCGGCGGGGGATGCTGCGGCTGA
- a CDS encoding DUF4097 family beta strand repeat-containing protein: MTVRTVPARALAAAGTVAVLLAGLVGCASAEDDKDPEHRSFALPGKTLTVDSDDAALEVVAGGRAADGRIEVTRWFSGSVTLGKDPEVSWRMTEDRLVLRMRCSGFIADCSARYRIEVPRGVAVTVRDGDGSVRASGFRDPLDIRTKDGSLHVTDSTGPLRLRTDDGSLRAEVSARRVDARTGDGSVRLTLGAVPDGVRAQSGDGSVSVTVPEAAYKLTTRTGDGSVRADVRRDDASPHVLDVRTKDGSITVRTAD, from the coding sequence ATGACCGTCCGTACCGTTCCCGCCCGCGCGCTGGCCGCCGCCGGCACCGTCGCCGTGCTGCTGGCGGGCCTCGTCGGCTGCGCCTCCGCCGAGGACGACAAGGACCCCGAGCACCGCTCCTTCGCCCTGCCGGGGAAGACGCTCACCGTCGACTCGGACGACGCGGCGCTGGAGGTCGTCGCCGGCGGCCGGGCGGCCGACGGGAGGATCGAGGTGACCCGGTGGTTCTCGGGCTCGGTCACCCTCGGCAAGGACCCGGAGGTGAGCTGGCGGATGACCGAGGACCGGCTGGTGCTGCGGATGCGCTGCTCCGGCTTCATCGCCGACTGCTCGGCCCGGTACCGGATCGAGGTGCCGCGCGGCGTCGCCGTCACGGTGCGGGACGGTGACGGCAGCGTACGGGCGAGCGGGTTCCGGGACCCCCTGGACATCCGTACCAAGGACGGCTCCCTGCACGTCACCGACAGCACCGGGCCGCTGCGGCTGCGCACCGACGACGGGTCGCTGCGCGCCGAGGTCTCCGCGCGGCGGGTCGACGCGCGCACCGGCGACGGGTCGGTGCGCCTGACCCTGGGCGCCGTACCGGACGGGGTGCGGGCGCAGAGCGGTGACGGGTCGGTGTCGGTGACCGTGCCGGAGGCCGCGTACAAGCTGACGACCCGCACCGGCGACGGGTCGGTGCGGGCCGACGTGCGGCGCGACGACGCCAGCCCGCACGTCCTGGACGTCCGCACCAAGGACGGCTCGATCACGGTGCGCACGGCGGACTGA
- a CDS encoding DUF6153 family protein: MLSVSTPEPSVRRPPVWWWRAVCLLGVLAGVLGMHGLAPGGGLPPEHPAPYAAAPRHVPGPAVPASVLPVTVHACAAEDGSGGGRLRHADAACASGALAAGPALPALVPDPVAAPARHGAAHSRTAGAPDAARAPPSLAELQLLRI; the protein is encoded by the coding sequence ATGCTGTCCGTGAGCACCCCCGAGCCCTCCGTCCGCCGCCCGCCCGTGTGGTGGTGGCGTGCCGTGTGCCTGCTCGGCGTGCTCGCCGGAGTGCTGGGGATGCACGGCCTGGCCCCCGGCGGCGGTCTGCCCCCGGAACACCCCGCCCCGTACGCCGCCGCGCCCCGGCACGTTCCCGGGCCCGCCGTGCCGGCGTCCGTGCTGCCCGTGACGGTCCACGCCTGCGCCGCGGAGGACGGGTCCGGCGGGGGGCGGTTGCGCCACGCCGACGCGGCCTGCGCGTCCGGCGCGCTCGCCGCCGGGCCGGCGCTGCCCGCGCTCGTCCCGGACCCGGTGGCCGCGCCCGCGCGCCACGGGGCCGCGCACTCCCGTACCGCGGGGGCGCCCGACGCGGCGCGCGCCCCGCCCTCCCTGGCCGAACTCCAACTGCTGCGGATATAG
- a CDS encoding DUF305 domain-containing protein: MSSIRTLTRRTALAAAGVTVALVLAACGGESGGRSGQEGPQTSPSASAEAGTDVHNGRDVAFAQGMIPHHRQALDMARMVAGRSASAEVEDLAARIEKAQDPEITTMTGWLESWGEEVPAETSGAGHAGHEGMPGMMDDREMTELEGASGADFDRMFLTMMIAHHEGAVEMAETELAEGRHGPSRAMAEDVVSAQIAEIAEMRKLLGEG, encoded by the coding sequence ATGAGCAGCATCCGTACCCTGACGCGCCGTACCGCCCTGGCGGCGGCCGGTGTCACCGTGGCCCTCGTCCTCGCCGCCTGCGGCGGCGAGAGCGGTGGCCGCAGCGGGCAGGAGGGCCCGCAGACCTCCCCGTCCGCGAGCGCCGAGGCCGGCACGGACGTGCACAACGGCCGCGACGTCGCCTTCGCGCAGGGCATGATCCCGCACCACCGGCAGGCGCTGGACATGGCGCGCATGGTCGCCGGGCGCTCCGCGTCGGCCGAGGTCGAGGACCTCGCCGCCCGGATCGAGAAGGCGCAGGACCCGGAGATCACCACCATGACCGGGTGGCTGGAGTCCTGGGGCGAGGAGGTGCCCGCCGAGACCTCCGGCGCCGGCCACGCGGGCCACGAGGGCATGCCCGGGATGATGGACGACCGGGAGATGACCGAGCTGGAGGGGGCCTCCGGCGCGGACTTCGACCGGATGTTCCTGACCATGATGATCGCGCACCACGAGGGCGCGGTGGAGATGGCCGAGACCGAACTCGCCGAGGGACGGCACGGACCCTCCCGAGCCATGGCGGAGGACGTCGTCTCGGCGCAGATCGCCGAGATCGCCGAGATGAGGAAGCTCCTCGGCGAGGGCTGA